From Nomascus leucogenys isolate Asia chromosome 15, Asia_NLE_v1, whole genome shotgun sequence, a single genomic window includes:
- the APOA5 gene encoding apolipoprotein A-V isoform X2 — protein sequence MMRASSLTAWISVPFPRSLKDSLEQDLNNMNKFLEKLRPLSGSEAPRLPQDPVGMRQQLQEELEEVKARLQPYMAEAHELVGWNLEGLRQQLKPYTMDLMEQVALRVQELQEQLRVVGEDTKAQLLGGVDEARALLQELQSRVVHHTGRFKELFHPYAESLVRGIGRHVQELHRSVAPHAPASPARLSRCVQVLSRKLTLKAKALHARIQQNLDQLREELSRAFAGTGTEEGAGPDPQMLSEEVRQRLQAFRQDTYLQIAAFTRAIDQETEEVQQQLAPPPPGHSAFAPEFQQTDSGKVLSKLQARLDGLWEDITHSLHDQGHSHLG from the coding sequence ATGATGAGGGCTAGCAGTCTGACGGCCTGGATATCTGTCCCCTTCCCCAGGAGCCTGAAAGACAGCCTTGAGCAAGACCTCAACAATATGAACAAGTTCCTGGAAAAGCTGAGGCCTCTGAGTGGGAGCGAGGCTCCTCGGCTCCCACAGGACCCGGTGGGCATGCGGCAGCAGCTGCAAGAGGAGTTGGAGGAAGTGAAGGCTCGCCTCCAGCCGTACATGGCAGAGGCGCACGAGCTGGTGGGCTGGAATTTGGAGGGCTTGCGGCAGCAACTGAAGCCCTACACGATGGATCTGATGGAGCAGGTGGCCCTGCGCGTGCAAGAGCTGCAGGAGCAATTGCGCGTGGTGGGAGAAGACACCAAGGCCCAGCTGCTGGGGGGCGTGGACGAGGCGCGGGCTTTGCTGCAGGAACTGCAGAGCCGCGTGGTGCACCACACCGGCCGCTTCAAAGAGCTCTTCCACCCATACGCCGAGAGCCTGGTGAGGGGCATCGGGCGCCACGTGCAGGAGCTGCACCGCAGTGTGGCTCCGCACGCCCCCGCCAGCCCCGCGCGCCTCAGTCGCTGCGTCCAGGTGCTCTCCCGGAAGCTCACGCTCAAGGCCAAGGCCCTGCACGCACGCATCCAGCAGAACCTGGACCAGCTGCGCGAAGAGCTCAGCAGAGCCTTTGCAGGCACTGGGACTGAGGAAGGGGCCGGCCCGGACCCCCAGATGCTCTCCGAGGAGGTGCGCCAGCGACTTCAGGCTTTCCGCCAAGACACCTACCTGCAGATAGCTGCCTTCACTCGCGCCATCGACCAGGAGACTGAGGAGGTCCAGCAGCAGCTGGCGCCACCTCCACCAGGCCACAGTGCCTTCGCCCCAGAGTTTCAACAAACGGACAGTGGCAAGGTTCTGAGCAAGCTGCAGGCCCGTTTGGATGGCCTGTGGGAAGACATCACTCACAGCCTTCATGACCAGGGCCACAGCCACCTGGGGTAG
- the APOA5 gene encoding apolipoprotein A-V isoform X1: MASMAAVLTWALALLSAFSAIQARKGFWDYFSQTSGDKGRVEQIHQQKMAREPTSLKDSLEQDLNNMNKFLEKLRPLSGSEAPRLPQDPVGMRQQLQEELEEVKARLQPYMAEAHELVGWNLEGLRQQLKPYTMDLMEQVALRVQELQEQLRVVGEDTKAQLLGGVDEARALLQELQSRVVHHTGRFKELFHPYAESLVRGIGRHVQELHRSVAPHAPASPARLSRCVQVLSRKLTLKAKALHARIQQNLDQLREELSRAFAGTGTEEGAGPDPQMLSEEVRQRLQAFRQDTYLQIAAFTRAIDQETEEVQQQLAPPPPGHSAFAPEFQQTDSGKVLSKLQARLDGLWEDITHSLHDQGHSHLG; encoded by the exons ATGGCAAGCATGGCTGCCGTGCTCACCTGGGCTCTGGCTCTTCTTTCAG CGTTTTCGGCCATCCAGGCACGGAAAGGCTTCTGGGACTACTTCAGCCAGACCAGCGGGGACAAAGGCAGGGTGGAGCAGATCCATCAGCAGAAGATGGCCCGCGAGCCCAC GAGCCTGAAAGACAGCCTTGAGCAAGACCTCAACAATATGAACAAGTTCCTGGAAAAGCTGAGGCCTCTGAGTGGGAGCGAGGCTCCTCGGCTCCCACAGGACCCGGTGGGCATGCGGCAGCAGCTGCAAGAGGAGTTGGAGGAAGTGAAGGCTCGCCTCCAGCCGTACATGGCAGAGGCGCACGAGCTGGTGGGCTGGAATTTGGAGGGCTTGCGGCAGCAACTGAAGCCCTACACGATGGATCTGATGGAGCAGGTGGCCCTGCGCGTGCAAGAGCTGCAGGAGCAATTGCGCGTGGTGGGAGAAGACACCAAGGCCCAGCTGCTGGGGGGCGTGGACGAGGCGCGGGCTTTGCTGCAGGAACTGCAGAGCCGCGTGGTGCACCACACCGGCCGCTTCAAAGAGCTCTTCCACCCATACGCCGAGAGCCTGGTGAGGGGCATCGGGCGCCACGTGCAGGAGCTGCACCGCAGTGTGGCTCCGCACGCCCCCGCCAGCCCCGCGCGCCTCAGTCGCTGCGTCCAGGTGCTCTCCCGGAAGCTCACGCTCAAGGCCAAGGCCCTGCACGCACGCATCCAGCAGAACCTGGACCAGCTGCGCGAAGAGCTCAGCAGAGCCTTTGCAGGCACTGGGACTGAGGAAGGGGCCGGCCCGGACCCCCAGATGCTCTCCGAGGAGGTGCGCCAGCGACTTCAGGCTTTCCGCCAAGACACCTACCTGCAGATAGCTGCCTTCACTCGCGCCATCGACCAGGAGACTGAGGAGGTCCAGCAGCAGCTGGCGCCACCTCCACCAGGCCACAGTGCCTTCGCCCCAGAGTTTCAACAAACGGACAGTGGCAAGGTTCTGAGCAAGCTGCAGGCCCGTTTGGATGGCCTGTGGGAAGACATCACTCACAGCCTTCATGACCAGGGCCACAGCCACCTGGGGTAG